One Fundidesulfovibrio terrae genomic window carries:
- the gyrB gene encoding DNA topoisomerase (ATP-hydrolyzing) subunit B encodes MTQSSTPQSYTADSITVLEGLAAVRKRPAMYIGSTDIRGLHHLVYEVVDNSIDEAMAGYCDRIRVIIHLDNSVTISDNGRGIPVDMHPKENRPAVEVVMTVLHAGGKFDNDAYKVSGGLHGVGVSCVNALSEYLEVTIKRDGNRYRQRYERGAPVTPVDKIGEAEGTGTTVRFLPDEEIFETADFVHATLAKRFEELAYLNSGLTIEFKDERNQEEQVFRFEGGIRRFVQDLNAGEMGIHEIVFASGQVDATMVDFALQYNAGYKEQMLTFVNNIRTQEGGTHLAGFKTALTRAINTYIEKSGLIKKLKQKLTGDDVREGLTAVLSVKIPQPQFEGQTKTKLGNSEVAGQVAKICGDALNTFFEENPKDAKLIVDKSVDAARAREAARKAKDLVRRKGALSDNALPGKLADCQSKSPEESELFIVEGDSAGGSAKQGRDPKFQAILPLRGKILNVEKTRFDKMLGNKEIRALITAMGPGIGKDEVDLEKLRYHKIVIMTDADVDGAHIRTLLLTFFYRQYQELIDKGYLYIAQPPLFRVHKGDWERFIKDEKELSEFLLSRVTEDLSVTGANGNTFDNGPLREMLSKIQLLKSRFDEALGYGITDPLLWCFLNASERIKPTDFEGEGFAALAELLRGSEYSLTLDVEEDEVERRAYAVFVSRNGVKTRLGLEFFASRVYRHCWTLLDELRQSFGVGQALQTQLSATPTGSSDRFVMSRKDTSTDITGIFELLQTVLDEAHKGINIQRYKGLGEMNPVQLWETTMNPDKRTFLKVSIDDVTDADGIFSDLMGDKVEPRKLFIERNALSVRELDI; translated from the coding sequence ATGACCCAGTCTTCGACTCCCCAGTCCTATACCGCCGATTCCATCACCGTCCTCGAGGGCCTGGCCGCAGTCCGCAAGCGCCCGGCCATGTACATCGGGTCCACGGACATCCGCGGCCTGCACCACCTGGTCTACGAAGTGGTGGACAACTCCATCGACGAGGCCATGGCCGGCTATTGCGACCGCATCCGGGTGATCATCCACCTGGACAACTCGGTGACCATCTCCGACAACGGACGCGGCATCCCCGTGGACATGCACCCCAAGGAGAACCGTCCGGCCGTCGAAGTGGTCATGACCGTGCTCCACGCGGGCGGCAAGTTCGACAACGACGCCTACAAGGTGTCCGGCGGCCTGCACGGCGTGGGCGTCTCCTGCGTGAACGCCTTGTCCGAATACCTGGAAGTGACCATCAAGCGCGACGGCAACCGCTACCGCCAGCGCTACGAGCGCGGCGCGCCCGTCACCCCCGTGGACAAGATCGGCGAGGCCGAGGGCACGGGCACCACGGTGCGCTTCCTTCCCGACGAGGAGATTTTCGAGACCGCCGACTTCGTGCACGCCACCCTGGCCAAGCGCTTCGAGGAACTGGCGTATCTCAACTCCGGCCTGACCATCGAGTTCAAGGACGAGCGCAACCAGGAAGAGCAGGTCTTCCGTTTCGAGGGAGGCATCCGGCGCTTCGTGCAGGACCTGAACGCCGGCGAGATGGGCATCCACGAGATCGTCTTCGCCTCCGGCCAGGTGGACGCCACCATGGTGGACTTCGCCCTGCAGTACAACGCCGGCTACAAGGAGCAGATGCTCACCTTCGTCAACAACATCCGCACCCAGGAAGGCGGCACGCACCTGGCCGGGTTCAAGACCGCCCTGACGAGGGCCATCAACACCTACATCGAGAAATCCGGGCTCATCAAGAAGCTCAAGCAGAAGCTCACCGGCGACGACGTGCGCGAAGGGCTCACGGCCGTCTTGTCGGTGAAGATTCCCCAGCCCCAGTTCGAAGGCCAGACCAAGACCAAGCTCGGCAACTCCGAGGTGGCCGGTCAGGTGGCCAAGATCTGCGGCGACGCCCTGAACACCTTCTTCGAAGAGAACCCCAAGGACGCCAAGCTCATCGTGGACAAGTCCGTGGACGCCGCCCGCGCCCGCGAGGCCGCCCGCAAGGCCAAGGACTTGGTCCGGCGCAAGGGCGCGCTGTCAGACAACGCCCTGCCAGGCAAGCTGGCCGACTGCCAGTCCAAGAGCCCCGAGGAGTCCGAGCTGTTCATCGTCGAGGGCGACTCGGCGGGCGGCTCCGCCAAGCAGGGGCGCGACCCCAAATTCCAGGCTATCCTGCCCCTTCGCGGCAAGATCCTGAACGTGGAGAAGACGCGCTTCGACAAGATGCTCGGCAACAAGGAAATCAGGGCGCTCATCACCGCCATGGGCCCGGGAATCGGTAAGGACGAGGTGGACCTGGAGAAACTCCGCTACCACAAGATCGTCATCATGACCGACGCCGACGTAGACGGCGCGCACATCCGCACGCTTCTGCTCACGTTCTTCTACCGCCAGTATCAGGAACTTATCGATAAGGGGTATCTCTACATCGCCCAGCCGCCGCTTTTCCGGGTGCACAAGGGCGACTGGGAGCGGTTCATCAAGGACGAAAAGGAACTCTCCGAGTTCCTGCTGTCGCGCGTTACCGAGGACCTGAGCGTCACCGGGGCCAACGGGAACACCTTCGACAACGGCCCCCTGCGCGAGATGCTCTCCAAGATCCAGCTGCTCAAGTCCCGCTTCGACGAGGCCCTGGGATACGGCATCACCGATCCGTTGCTGTGGTGCTTCCTCAACGCCTCGGAGCGCATCAAGCCCACCGACTTCGAAGGCGAAGGCTTCGCCGCCCTGGCTGAACTCCTCAGGGGCAGCGAATACTCCCTCACCCTGGATGTCGAGGAGGACGAAGTGGAACGGCGCGCCTACGCGGTGTTCGTCAGCCGTAATGGCGTGAAGACCCGCCTGGGCCTGGAATTCTTCGCTTCGCGCGTCTACCGCCACTGCTGGACCCTGCTCGACGAGCTGCGCCAGTCGTTCGGCGTGGGCCAGGCCCTGCAGACGCAGCTGAGCGCCACCCCCACCGGCAGCTCGGACCGCTTCGTCATGTCCCGCAAGGACACGAGCACCGACATCACCGGCATTTTCGAGCTTTTGCAAACCGTCCTGGACGAGGCCCACAAGGGCATCAACATCCAGCGCTACAAGGGCCTTGGCGAAATGAACCCGGTGCAGCTGTGGGAAACCACCATGAATCCGGACAAGCGCACCTTCCTGAAGGTGTCCATCGACGACGTCACGGACGCGGACGGGATCTTCTCCGACCTCATGGGCGACAAGGTGGAGCCGCGCAAGCTGTTCATCGAAAGAAACGCGCTGAGCGTGCGCGAACTTGATATCTAG
- the dnaN gene encoding DNA polymerase III subunit beta, giving the protein MFVKVTRNDIIEGLQKSANIIPAKTGAAFLRTIWLSAENGTLRIMSTDSSLEFVGKYRAEVVEQGLCGVQGRSFFDLVRKLPPGEIQLKLDAENQTLKVSQAGRHYKLPTSEKSWFQAFSEFPQGEHVMWSGDFLQELIDRVFFCVSDEDTMEAMACMYFRPLEDKIEVCGLNGHQFSMCGFLNDDIKGMLPDEGILIQKKYVLELKKWLTTDEIELAISQKRLFFRTQDQRESFSLPLSYYQYPDYKNFVGKLSAPDASDLTAEKMALSEALDRISIFNTDNNRCTYFQLDTPGQLTLQSQGNDTGAATESMEAQFTGDLKKIAFPTRDLLEILGHFHSSKVRFTLTGTEGPCGITGEDDSDYLVIIMPMKIVEETYYSEEASA; this is encoded by the coding sequence ATGTTCGTGAAGGTCACTCGAAACGATATTATCGAAGGGCTCCAGAAATCGGCCAACATCATTCCGGCCAAGACCGGAGCGGCCTTCCTGCGCACCATCTGGCTCTCGGCCGAGAACGGAACCCTCCGCATCATGTCCACGGATTCCTCCCTGGAGTTCGTCGGCAAATACCGCGCCGAAGTGGTGGAGCAGGGCCTGTGCGGCGTCCAGGGCCGCTCCTTCTTCGACCTGGTGCGCAAGCTCCCCCCGGGCGAGATCCAGCTCAAGCTCGACGCCGAGAACCAGACCCTCAAGGTCTCCCAGGCCGGACGCCACTACAAGCTGCCCACCAGCGAGAAGAGCTGGTTCCAGGCATTCTCCGAGTTTCCCCAGGGCGAGCACGTCATGTGGAGCGGCGACTTTCTGCAGGAACTCATCGACCGGGTGTTCTTTTGCGTCTCTGACGAGGACACCATGGAGGCCATGGCCTGCATGTACTTCCGTCCCCTGGAGGACAAGATCGAGGTCTGCGGCCTGAACGGCCATCAGTTCTCCATGTGCGGGTTCTTGAACGACGACATCAAGGGCATGCTCCCGGACGAGGGCATCCTCATCCAGAAGAAGTACGTGCTGGAACTCAAGAAGTGGCTGACCACCGACGAGATCGAGCTGGCCATCAGCCAGAAGCGGCTGTTCTTCCGCACCCAGGACCAGCGCGAGAGCTTCAGCCTGCCGCTGTCCTACTACCAGTACCCCGACTACAAGAATTTCGTGGGCAAGCTCTCGGCCCCCGACGCCTCGGACCTGACCGCCGAAAAGATGGCCCTTTCCGAGGCTCTGGACCGCATTTCCATCTTCAACACCGACAACAACCGCTGCACCTACTTCCAGCTCGACACCCCCGGCCAGCTCACCCTGCAGTCCCAGGGCAACGACACCGGCGCGGCCACCGAGTCCATGGAGGCGCAGTTCACCGGCGATCTCAAGAAGATCGCCTTTCCGACCCGCGATCTGCTGGAAATCCTCGGGCACTTCCATTCCAGCAAGGTCCGCTTCACCCTCACCGGCACCGAAGGCCCCTGCGGCATCACCGGCGAGGACGATTCGGACTATCTGGTCATCATCATGCCCATGAAGATCGTGGAGGAGACGTACTATAGCGAGGAAGCCTCCGCATGA
- a CDS encoding cache domain-containing protein: MARAHSISKLFSASALVFTACSSLITASIVIVTQYIEFRHNTELYEQEYVQRQQDMLKSELDQVSDIIQFERSTIMSTLKSDLKERIDEASSIATSIYENNKNTLGDEQIKKIILQALGPLSFYDGRGYYWIHDTDHNLVMNRFRPDMIGKSDYDLTDLSGKKIIRSFVRIAGSNGEGYDSYYWNKPGQPIPLTKISYLKLFAPYHWIIGTGEYLEDIETSVQAGIKKRLELFTSSMSSLRIIDFGGTVLFDPSGVYAVGENIVNEKDPTGRYIVLDFLSQGLTPQGGFGSVGLPRERNGPYGNNLFYAKPVPGWGWILVASVPLEHMDEVVFQHRDSLRSSMLKQILMILGALAAVTAVVFVLSTLLSRRVRNEFTVFSSFFRNVSQRGSPIDAGGLTISELRSLAGSANDMNRELHASRFEILRKTRLLEEEVAVRAGAEAELLKARNAFQAILDSMPSVVVAVDDRADVTHWNRTAAQATGLEGPDVAGRPVGKVLPGMEERMDAVRESLEKGVPVLRGKQNFVFRGEPRKIDMLVYPLKDGRVHGAVIRLDDVTEKTSMEEMLIQTEKVMSLGGLAAGMAHEINNPLGGILQSAQVVSRRLDMDNPASAEAARKAGCGVETLRSFLEARTIRELLDGIRQSAKRAATIVSNMLEFSRKSDSGMIPANLNDIVDKSLELCGKDYNLEKRYDFRKIGIERDFDASLPLVLCSPTQIEQVLVNLIRNAAHALSSLGPDASPRIAVRTRREPHFARIDIQDNGPGMDEALRRRIFEPFYSTKQPGEGTGLGLSVSFFIITKNHGGTIHVESEPGKGALFVIRLPIGRE, encoded by the coding sequence ATGGCCAGGGCACACAGCATATCGAAACTTTTCAGTGCGAGCGCGCTGGTCTTCACGGCTTGTTCCAGCCTCATCACCGCTTCCATAGTCATCGTCACCCAATACATCGAATTCAGGCACAATACGGAGCTGTACGAGCAGGAATACGTCCAGCGGCAACAAGACATGCTCAAAAGCGAGCTGGACCAAGTCTCAGACATCATACAATTCGAACGCTCGACGATCATGAGCACCTTGAAAAGCGATCTGAAGGAAAGGATCGACGAAGCAAGCTCCATAGCCACGAGCATATACGAAAACAACAAGAACACGCTCGGGGACGAGCAGATAAAAAAAATCATCCTCCAGGCGCTCGGTCCCCTGTCGTTCTACGATGGCCGGGGCTACTACTGGATACACGACACGGACCACAACCTGGTCATGAACAGGTTCAGGCCCGATATGATCGGCAAGAGCGATTACGATCTGACCGATCTCTCGGGAAAGAAAATCATCCGGAGCTTCGTCAGGATCGCCGGGTCAAACGGCGAAGGATACGACTCCTACTACTGGAACAAGCCCGGCCAACCGATCCCGTTGACCAAGATTTCCTACCTGAAACTGTTCGCGCCGTACCATTGGATCATCGGCACCGGCGAATACCTGGAGGACATCGAAACCAGCGTGCAGGCAGGCATCAAGAAACGCCTGGAGCTGTTCACGTCGTCCATGAGCTCGCTTCGTATCATCGACTTCGGCGGCACGGTGCTCTTCGATCCCAGCGGCGTTTACGCCGTGGGCGAGAACATCGTGAACGAAAAGGACCCCACGGGCCGGTACATCGTCCTGGACTTCCTCTCCCAGGGCCTCACGCCCCAGGGAGGGTTCGGTTCTGTCGGCCTTCCCCGCGAGAGGAACGGCCCGTACGGCAACAACCTGTTCTACGCCAAGCCCGTGCCCGGATGGGGCTGGATCCTGGTGGCCTCGGTGCCCCTGGAGCACATGGACGAGGTGGTCTTCCAGCACCGCGATTCGCTCAGGTCCTCCATGCTCAAGCAGATCCTCATGATCCTGGGGGCTCTCGCGGCCGTGACGGCCGTGGTGTTCGTTCTGTCCACCCTGCTTTCGCGCCGGGTCAGGAATGAATTCACCGTGTTCAGCTCCTTTTTCCGCAACGTCTCCCAGCGCGGATCACCCATTGACGCGGGCGGGCTGACCATCTCCGAACTGCGCTCCCTGGCCGGATCGGCCAACGATATGAACCGGGAGCTCCACGCCTCGCGATTCGAAATCCTGCGCAAGACGCGCCTGCTGGAAGAGGAAGTGGCCGTGCGCGCCGGGGCGGAAGCGGAACTTCTCAAGGCGCGCAACGCCTTCCAGGCCATCCTGGACTCCATGCCCTCGGTGGTCGTCGCCGTGGACGACCGGGCCGACGTCACCCACTGGAACCGGACGGCGGCGCAGGCCACCGGGCTCGAAGGCCCGGACGTGGCGGGAAGGCCCGTGGGGAAAGTCCTCCCCGGCATGGAGGAGCGGATGGACGCGGTCAGGGAGTCCCTGGAGAAAGGCGTGCCCGTGCTCAGGGGAAAGCAGAACTTCGTGTTCCGGGGCGAACCGCGCAAGATAGACATGCTGGTCTATCCGCTCAAGGACGGACGCGTGCACGGGGCGGTCATCCGCCTGGACGACGTGACGGAAAAGACCAGCATGGAGGAGATGCTCATCCAGACCGAGAAGGTCATGAGCCTGGGCGGCCTGGCGGCGGGCATGGCCCATGAGATCAACAACCCCCTGGGCGGCATCCTGCAGAGCGCCCAGGTGGTGTCCAGGCGGCTGGACATGGACAATCCGGCCAGCGCCGAGGCCGCCCGGAAAGCGGGCTGCGGGGTCGAAACGCTCAGGTCCTTCCTGGAAGCCCGGACGATCCGGGAGCTCCTGGACGGCATACGCCAGTCGGCCAAGCGGGCCGCCACCATCGTGTCCAACATGCTGGAATTCAGCCGCAAGTCGGACTCGGGCATGATCCCGGCCAACCTGAACGACATCGTGGACAAGTCGCTGGAGCTCTGCGGCAAGGACTACAACCTGGAAAAACGCTACGACTTCAGGAAGATCGGCATCGAGCGCGATTTCGACGCCTCCCTGCCCCTGGTGCTTTGCTCGCCCACACAGATCGAGCAGGTCCTGGTGAATCTCATCCGCAACGCGGCCCACGCCCTGTCTTCACTCGGCCCGGACGCATCCCCGAGGATCGCCGTGCGCACCCGCCGGGAGCCGCACTTCGCCAGGATCGACATCCAGGACAACGGGCCGGGCATGGACGAAGCCCTGCGCCGCAGGATCTTCGAACCGTTCTACAGCACCAAGCAGCCCGGCGAAGGCACCGGGCTCGGCCTGTCCGTATCGTTCTTCATCATCACCAAAAACCACGGCGGGACCATCCATGTGGAATCCGAACCAGGAAAAGGCGCCCTGTTCGTCATCCGCCTGCCCATCGGCCGGGAGTGA
- a CDS encoding BMP family ABC transporter substrate-binding protein translates to MWNPNQEKAPCSSSACPSAGSERGVLRAVLLAFLALACAPDWALAERDTPLRLGVVFPGVVADKDYNELGYQAVLKARDSLGIPVSFAQRVQPSEAAGAMLKLIADGNTVVWGHGGQFLPSILEICGQCPDTAFITEAELPVETPCKNVHVLGREYHKGFYVLGALAARITRTGLIGYIGGLHQPFSRAQINAAASAIKRYNPKAVLRHVTVGDFNDPMHSRQAAEEFILEGCDVILSGVNMGSFGIIDAVNDAERPVFFTTVYTSKAAFSPRRFLTSDLFDFTDPIREILGRIADGQPGRFVPMPWGEGRARYTLFPVANVPEEVNQEIKALARAIEDGSVQVPYDPDTVPENR, encoded by the coding sequence ATGTGGAATCCGAACCAGGAAAAGGCGCCCTGTTCGTCATCCGCCTGCCCATCGGCCGGGAGTGAGCGCGGCGTCCTGCGGGCCGTCCTGCTGGCGTTTCTCGCGCTCGCCTGCGCGCCGGATTGGGCCCTCGCGGAACGAGACACTCCCCTCCGCCTGGGCGTGGTCTTCCCCGGGGTGGTGGCGGACAAGGATTACAACGAACTGGGCTATCAGGCCGTGCTCAAGGCCAGGGACTCCCTGGGAATCCCCGTGTCCTTCGCCCAGAGGGTACAGCCCTCGGAGGCTGCCGGAGCCATGCTCAAGCTGATCGCGGACGGAAACACCGTGGTCTGGGGGCATGGGGGGCAGTTTCTCCCGTCCATCCTGGAGATATGCGGGCAGTGTCCGGACACCGCCTTCATCACCGAGGCCGAGCTGCCCGTCGAAACGCCCTGCAAGAACGTGCACGTCCTGGGCCGGGAATACCACAAGGGATTCTACGTGCTCGGGGCCCTGGCCGCCAGGATCACCCGCACCGGCCTGATCGGCTACATCGGCGGCCTGCACCAGCCGTTCTCCCGGGCGCAGATCAACGCGGCAGCGAGCGCCATCAAGCGGTACAACCCCAAGGCCGTTCTCAGGCACGTCACCGTGGGGGACTTCAACGACCCCATGCACAGCCGCCAGGCGGCCGAGGAATTCATCCTGGAGGGCTGCGACGTGATCCTCTCGGGAGTGAACATGGGCAGCTTCGGCATCATCGACGCGGTGAACGACGCGGAACGCCCGGTGTTCTTCACCACGGTCTACACCAGCAAGGCGGCCTTTTCCCCCCGCAGGTTCCTGACCTCGGACCTGTTTGATTTCACGGACCCCATCCGGGAAATCCTGGGCAGGATCGCGGACGGCCAGCCAGGACGGTTCGTGCCCATGCCCTGGGGCGAAGGCCGGGCCAGGTACACCCTTTTTCCCGTGGCCAACGTGCCCGAGGAGGTGAACCAGGAGATCAAGGCCCTGGCCAGGGCCATCGAGGACGGAAGCGTCCAGGTTCCCTACG